A single genomic interval of Spinacia oleracea cultivar Varoflay chromosome 6, BTI_SOV_V1, whole genome shotgun sequence harbors:
- the LOC130462823 gene encoding ABC transporter C family member 1-like, whose protein sequence is MAFKPFDWYCQPVANGVWATAVQNALGAFTPCTTDTIVICISHLAMMGLCVYRIWITNMNFKAEKFCLRSKYYNYFLALLAGYSAAEHLFRLIMGVSVLNLEGEAGLAPFEQVNYSNARK, encoded by the exons ATGGCTTTCAAGCCATTTGATTGGTATTGCCAGCCAGTGGCGAATGGTGTATGGGCAACAGCGGTGCAAAATGCTCTGGGAGCTTTTACACCCTGTACCACAGACACTATTGTGATTTGCATATCACATTTAGCTATGATGGGGCTGTGTGTATATCGAATATGGATAACCAACATGAATTTCAAAGCTGAGAAGTTTTGTTTGAGGTCCAAATATTACAACTACTTTTTGGCTTTGTTGGCTGGTTACTCTGCAGCTGAACATTTGTTCAGGTTAATCATGGGTGTTTCGGTGCTTAATTTGGAAGGGGAGGCTGGTCTTGCGCCATTTGAG CAAGTAAATTACAGTAATGctagaaaatga